One genomic region from Pyrobaculum islandicum DSM 4184 encodes:
- a CDS encoding anaerobic ribonucleoside-triphosphate reductase activating protein, whose amino-acid sequence MEPHNRLLQTSQELEPIQEEGVLAQEALLMLAAGWKGISTVDVHGAVTFTLWLCGCNLRCPFCHNWRIAERQNCGELDVERLLGELARAKPYIDYLHVTGGEPLLQAEELRHLFKRAREAGVARSLNTNATLTKALEKVIDEVDHLATDLKIPDQMYGVPHWQQLWQNFLTSLKTASSRKIPIELRIPAANLPLETYAKRIEEVSNALAETEVTVVIQPLLGPPTTDPRDPQWCRQHCNPPPSHLQQIAKLAAALGKVVIKNYGIFTN is encoded by the coding sequence GTGGAGCCGCATAATCGGCTACTACAGACCTCTCAAGAACTGGAACCCATACAGGAGGAGGGAGTTCTGGCTCAGGAGGCATTACTAATGCTGGCCGCCGGCTGGAAGGGCATATCCACAGTCGACGTCCACGGCGCAGTGACCTTCACCCTCTGGCTCTGCGGGTGCAACCTAAGATGCCCATTCTGCCACAACTGGAGGATAGCCGAGCGGCAGAACTGCGGCGAGCTAGACGTGGAGAGGCTCCTGGGCGAGCTCGCCCGCGCCAAGCCCTACATAGACTATCTACACGTCACAGGCGGAGAGCCCCTGCTACAGGCGGAGGAGCTGAGACACCTCTTCAAAAGGGCTAGGGAAGCCGGCGTGGCCAGAAGCCTCAACACCAACGCCACCCTCACCAAAGCCCTAGAAAAAGTCATAGACGAGGTAGACCACCTAGCCACAGACCTAAAAATACCAGACCAGATGTACGGCGTTCCACACTGGCAACAGCTGTGGCAGAACTTCCTCACCTCCCTAAAAACCGCCTCAAGTAGAAAAATCCCCATCGAGCTCAGAATCCCCGCCGCGAACCTCCCCCTAGAGACCTACGCAAAAAGGATAGAGGAGGTGAGCAACGCCCTAGCGGAGACCGAGGTCACGGTAGTGATACAGCCGCTCCTCGGCCCACCCACCACAGACCCAAGAGATCCCCAGTGGTGTAGACAACACTGCAACCCACCCCCAAGCCACCTCCAGCAGATAGCTAAACTAGCCGCCGCCCTGGGAAAAGTGGTGATAAAGAACTACGGCATCTTCACTAACTAA
- a CDS encoding anaerobic ribonucleoside triphosphate reductase: protein MQEVIQKYLAWNSLEVNENANRYPSPTGFFSYLLEEHMPVDLPAEVAEAHQEGLIYVHKLPYSAYLPYCSGHSISRLLKQGLVTPIIASRPARHLDTFVDHVANFLSTAQHYFTGAQAFSSVEWYAGPFIRNDKLDFKAVRQSVQRLVYNLNYPSRVGFQTPFTNFTVTMNAPRKMLDGDRAVYDGKEVEPLGVYEEEAKLFLKALASVLKEGDAEGKPFTFPIPTLMTTATWLWEDPEIFEAVFTTAAKRGSFYWLNTRVVDPDGSFAMCCRINIDRNELMYARGARISLKRDVKLATEDLWSRMEKQRFGGVWALPDVTGSVGVIDVNLPRIALDARGDDGRFWELYEERLELVKRGLDWLRERYVKLLKTEMYSFVRRYLPEFPTSHFNTIGIIGLPEAAAIYMGKPDLWTEGSHRDWAAAADLMKKMVSFAVKKAREWMSEEGTPWNVEEVPGESAAAKLAIKDARRYPELAQYLPDLIYSTSVAPYYAPMELWERVEVEAKVQREFTGGVMMHIFLGEEPDPEALAKLARRITETEVVYWSFTPAQTHCPRCGRTYTGLYKRCPSCGYEGVEVWSRIIGYYRPLKNWNPYRRREFWLRRHY, encoded by the coding sequence ATGCAGGAGGTGATCCAGAAGTACCTGGCTTGGAACTCCCTGGAGGTGAATGAAAACGCGAATAGGTACCCAAGCCCAACCGGCTTTTTCTCCTACCTACTGGAGGAGCACATGCCCGTGGATCTACCCGCCGAGGTAGCCGAGGCGCACCAGGAGGGGCTTATCTATGTACACAAGCTCCCCTACTCGGCCTACCTGCCCTACTGCTCTGGCCACTCGATAAGTAGGCTGTTGAAGCAGGGGTTGGTCACGCCGATAATCGCCTCGCGGCCGGCGCGGCACCTCGACACCTTCGTAGACCACGTGGCCAACTTCCTCTCCACGGCGCAGCACTACTTCACGGGGGCCCAAGCCTTCTCAAGCGTTGAGTGGTACGCCGGGCCCTTCATCAGAAACGACAAGCTGGACTTCAAGGCGGTGAGGCAGAGCGTCCAGAGGCTCGTCTACAACCTAAACTACCCAAGCAGGGTGGGGTTCCAGACGCCCTTCACCAACTTCACAGTGACGATGAACGCGCCGAGGAAGATGTTGGACGGCGACCGCGCTGTGTACGACGGAAAAGAGGTCGAGCCGCTTGGCGTCTACGAGGAGGAGGCTAAGCTCTTCCTAAAAGCCCTAGCTTCAGTTCTAAAGGAGGGAGACGCCGAGGGGAAGCCCTTCACCTTCCCCATACCTACGCTCATGACCACCGCCACCTGGCTCTGGGAAGACCCGGAGATCTTCGAGGCGGTCTTCACCACCGCCGCGAAGAGGGGGAGCTTCTACTGGCTTAACACAAGGGTTGTCGACCCAGACGGGTCCTTCGCCATGTGTTGCAGGATAAACATAGACAGGAACGAGCTCATGTACGCCAGAGGGGCACGCATCTCCCTCAAGAGAGATGTGAAGCTGGCGACTGAGGATCTCTGGAGCCGCATGGAGAAGCAGAGGTTCGGCGGCGTCTGGGCCCTCCCCGACGTCACGGGGTCAGTCGGCGTTATAGACGTCAACCTCCCCCGCATAGCCCTCGACGCCAGAGGAGACGACGGGAGGTTCTGGGAGCTCTACGAAGAGAGGCTGGAGCTTGTCAAGAGGGGCTTGGACTGGCTCAGGGAGAGGTACGTCAAGCTCCTCAAGACGGAGATGTACAGCTTCGTCAGGAGGTATCTGCCCGAGTTCCCCACGTCGCATTTCAACACCATAGGCATAATAGGCCTCCCGGAGGCCGCCGCCATATACATGGGCAAGCCCGACCTTTGGACAGAGGGCTCCCACAGAGATTGGGCAGCCGCGGCCGACCTAATGAAGAAGATGGTGTCCTTCGCCGTAAAGAAAGCTAGGGAGTGGATGTCGGAGGAGGGAACGCCCTGGAACGTGGAGGAGGTGCCGGGGGAGAGCGCCGCCGCCAAGCTGGCGATTAAAGACGCCAGGAGGTACCCAGAGCTGGCGCAGTACCTCCCAGACCTCATATACAGCACCTCCGTAGCCCCCTACTACGCCCCCATGGAGCTGTGGGAGAGGGTGGAGGTGGAGGCCAAGGTGCAGAGGGAGTTCACCGGCGGCGTCATGATGCACATATTCCTAGGGGAGGAGCCTGACCCCGAGGCCTTGGCCAAGCTAGCCAGGAGGATAACAGAGACGGAGGTGGTCTACTGGAGCTTCACCCCAGCCCAGACCCACTGCCCCCGCTGCGGCAGAACCTACACCGGGCTCTACAAGAGGTGCCCCTCCTGCGGCTACGAGGGCGTGGAGGTGTGGAGCCGCATAATCGGCTACTACAGACCTCTCAAGAACTGGAACCCATACAGGAGGAGGGAGTTCTGGCTCAGGAGGCATTACTAA
- a CDS encoding ABC transporter substrate-binding protein, whose product MKWKIISLLVVILAAIAAVYLLLPKGPSPAQTAPTAAVSPTASPTAVATQPPTQTPAVSRQIVVVDFRGKRIVLPKPPERIVVLNSYWAEVLVALGAGDKIVGIGRYVDADEYLPPEVRKKPVVGDLFGGVNVEAVVALKPDVVVTDYGYGKADEVIKRLEEAGVPVVALFMRGTPDELKAVEVLGNLTGAVDKARELKAFMAKRFEELGAGAAKIKERKRAVLIFGSSILAGGPLSLAANSSFGMALVEAGAVNVALEQFPNQAWPKIDMETLMRWDPDVVLIAASAEDAGRIFDKIRSDERWRVLKAYKNGEIYLVPWGSKIGDILNWGPRGVVGREYIAEVLYPDVYAFDWRGDLKRLGDMYGVSIPPQAYAVYNINWKEVVDLAGNVVKIPSRVERFATFVTYQLPIAFNVTSRLVAVGRDAVQGVFAPLMKAAFPAVVNLPTPGDRFKVNVEALVQLKPQVVFNWVVNPDDIRTMQRANLTLVQVVVNNFTDAERLVWLYGVVFDRLPRARQIVNDMEDIVKFVANRTASVREKARVLYLWVDPLTVAGGASLFSQNIELAGGVNVAAADYPTMSTVKVDPERILKWNPDVIIIAWQARYNESAVLNNPVYRGVNAVKNGRVYKKPILSEYTPDTALSVLWTATKLYPDLFRDVNFTKVADYYYRRWYGVSYTQVWG is encoded by the coding sequence ATGAAATGGAAAATAATTTCCCTATTGGTGGTAATACTGGCGGCTATTGCCGCAGTATACCTCCTTTTGCCAAAGGGGCCGTCCCCCGCTCAGACGGCGCCTACGGCGGCTGTCTCGCCTACGGCTTCTCCCACGGCCGTCGCTACGCAACCGCCTACTCAGACCCCGGCGGTCTCCCGGCAGATCGTCGTCGTTGATTTCCGAGGTAAGAGGATTGTGCTTCCTAAGCCTCCCGAGAGGATCGTGGTGCTCAACTCCTACTGGGCAGAGGTGTTAGTGGCGTTGGGGGCTGGGGATAAGATCGTCGGCATCGGGAGATACGTAGACGCCGACGAGTATCTGCCGCCGGAGGTGAGGAAGAAGCCGGTGGTTGGGGATCTATTCGGCGGTGTTAACGTGGAGGCGGTGGTGGCTCTCAAGCCTGACGTGGTGGTGACAGACTACGGCTATGGAAAAGCAGACGAGGTGATAAAGAGACTTGAGGAGGCGGGCGTCCCGGTGGTGGCGTTGTTTATGCGGGGGACTCCAGACGAGTTGAAGGCTGTGGAGGTATTGGGCAACCTCACGGGGGCTGTGGATAAGGCGAGGGAGCTGAAGGCCTTTATGGCCAAGAGGTTTGAAGAGCTGGGGGCCGGGGCGGCGAAGATAAAGGAGAGGAAGAGGGCTGTGTTGATCTTCGGCAGTAGCATACTGGCCGGCGGCCCGCTGTCTTTAGCCGCCAACTCGTCCTTCGGCATGGCGTTGGTTGAGGCCGGCGCTGTAAACGTGGCGTTGGAGCAGTTCCCAAACCAGGCCTGGCCTAAGATAGACATGGAGACGTTGATGAGGTGGGACCCCGACGTGGTTTTAATAGCGGCATCGGCGGAAGACGCCGGGAGGATATTCGACAAGATCAGGTCAGACGAGAGGTGGCGCGTCTTAAAGGCGTATAAAAACGGCGAGATATACCTAGTCCCCTGGGGGTCTAAGATAGGGGATATACTCAACTGGGGGCCCCGGGGCGTAGTCGGCAGGGAGTACATCGCGGAGGTGCTCTACCCCGACGTCTACGCCTTTGACTGGCGGGGAGATCTAAAGCGCCTAGGAGATATGTACGGCGTGTCTATCCCGCCGCAGGCCTACGCCGTGTACAACATAAACTGGAAGGAGGTGGTAGACCTGGCGGGGAACGTGGTGAAGATCCCCAGCAGGGTGGAGAGGTTCGCCACCTTTGTCACATATCAACTCCCCATCGCCTTCAACGTCACCTCTAGGCTCGTCGCCGTGGGGAGAGACGCTGTCCAAGGCGTCTTCGCCCCTCTGATGAAGGCGGCTTTCCCCGCCGTGGTAAATCTGCCGACGCCTGGAGATCGCTTCAAGGTAAACGTCGAAGCTCTTGTCCAGCTGAAGCCGCAGGTGGTGTTTAACTGGGTGGTAAACCCCGACGATATAAGAACAATGCAGAGGGCTAACCTAACCCTGGTACAGGTGGTGGTTAACAACTTCACAGACGCCGAGAGGCTCGTCTGGCTATACGGCGTGGTCTTCGACAGATTGCCCAGGGCTAGACAGATCGTCAACGACATGGAGGACATAGTGAAGTTTGTCGCCAACAGAACCGCGTCGGTGAGAGAAAAGGCGAGGGTCCTATACCTCTGGGTAGACCCGCTGACGGTGGCGGGAGGCGCCTCCCTCTTTAGCCAAAACATAGAGCTGGCGGGCGGGGTAAACGTAGCCGCGGCCGACTACCCCACCATGAGCACCGTGAAGGTGGACCCCGAGCGGATACTTAAGTGGAACCCAGACGTGATAATCATCGCCTGGCAGGCGAGATACAACGAGTCTGCCGTCTTGAACAACCCGGTATACCGCGGGGTAAACGCCGTGAAAAACGGCAGAGTATACAAAAAGCCCATCCTCTCGGAGTACACGCCAGACACCGCCCTCTCGGTGTTGTGGACAGCCACAAAGCTCTACCCAGACCTCTTCAGAGACGTAAACTTCACCAAGGTAGCCGACTACTACTACAGGAGGTGGTACGGCGTGTCCTACACACAGGTCTGGGGGTAA
- the bchH gene encoding magnesium chelatase subunit H, with translation MKIVIISTKPSLRTLFDAAKEVEAEAGVSIELQTYYIHSSVDYAAVENADVILIDVRGGAPRELINAVEKSRAKVVIPLVGGSPGTLALLRLGGFSGVEIAKRVPEQDFDTDRVDFSKISKVLSAVETAGRVLPVGPLRHLRNWIWATKYWAYWGRENLANLFKLILAEYFGAGVKYGEPKLVGEFAVYTPGIGFTYKPPETKGPVVLIFTYAGMHFDETLPVALKLKEELEKLGVNAFIATGGVTDGLLKQLEALRKYTLVGGRSVDAVINLQWFVINGGPYGGSPEPTRELFKERGSLLFNGLVAYTRRISQWEKDPRGLSPVEVVGGVALPEIDGAIEPIISAGLDDSIYAEMVVLEERVKKKARRVANWIKLRQKPPSERRVAIVIYNYPPGEHNVGNAAYLDTLASLAVILKALREAGYRTRALDKEELRRLIAERFLVNSPQWGSHGDVPKLPVSEYLRWFNTLANRDEVIKTWGEPPGGVNVEGDSFLIPGVVLDNVFIGVQPPRGFHEDPSKLYHSKDIPPHHQYLAFYYWIKEVFKADAIIHVGTHGTLELMPGKEVGLSDRCWPDILIGDTPHIYIYHVTNPSEKTIAKRRSYAYIITHGTPPFTHADLYGEYVELEELLEEAEKGGEDVRRLIEEKCRKLNLPCGDLERLHDYLMEMKRAVIPRGLHVFGSRWSVEDVVNYITFVLRREGDVPSLHRLILEERGVNYDGVEKAGGGRLLVEAEEEARRMIKEALSGGDPAKYFKKRRREAEEVFRYVRDLAKRILESDEVSSLLKALDGRYVEPRVAGEPLRTPEVFPTGSHGYAFDPRLIPTKAAYIRGINLAEELVKRYREKYGRYPESVAVVLWGFETAQTRGETVGQILQLLGVRLVRKHGPWAPELEPIPLEELGRPRIDVVVTICGFFRDMFPNLISLIDRAVKLVASLDEPLEMNYVRKHYLEIGRITRIFGPKPGTYGTRLPEFIESSSWKNEGELVEVYVGDMMYGYGDDIHGEAMRELFVQLLKKVEVVSQVRSATEYDIADLDHYYEFLGGLKKAVETLAGRRVEAYWVDATGEKMRIRTVEEAVDFALRTRLLNPKWAEEMLKHGYDGAREIAKRVEYVLGHAALTGTVDRWFWRQIAEMYVKNIEMRERIKTVNPWALYEIIKRLEEAHRRGYWEGDEEIRKIAEELEGILEE, from the coding sequence GTGAAGATAGTAATTATCTCCACCAAGCCCTCCCTTCGTACGCTTTTTGACGCGGCGAAGGAAGTAGAGGCAGAGGCCGGCGTATCCATAGAGCTACAGACCTACTATATACACAGCTCTGTGGACTATGCCGCTGTTGAAAACGCCGACGTTATCTTAATAGACGTGAGAGGGGGTGCGCCTAGGGAGCTTATAAATGCCGTGGAGAAAAGCAGAGCTAAAGTAGTCATCCCATTGGTGGGCGGCTCGCCTGGAACACTTGCGCTTTTAAGACTTGGAGGCTTCAGCGGAGTCGAAATAGCGAAGAGAGTGCCGGAGCAAGACTTCGACACAGACCGCGTAGACTTCTCAAAGATCTCCAAGGTGTTATCCGCCGTAGAAACTGCGGGCAGGGTGTTGCCAGTGGGGCCGTTGAGACATCTAAGAAATTGGATCTGGGCCACGAAATACTGGGCCTACTGGGGTAGGGAAAACTTAGCTAATTTGTTCAAGCTTATTCTCGCCGAGTATTTCGGCGCAGGGGTAAAATACGGCGAGCCTAAGCTAGTGGGAGAATTCGCAGTGTATACCCCTGGCATAGGATTTACATATAAGCCGCCAGAGACGAAAGGGCCTGTAGTGTTGATATTTACCTACGCAGGTATGCACTTCGATGAAACTCTGCCCGTAGCCCTCAAACTAAAGGAGGAGTTGGAGAAACTCGGCGTAAATGCCTTTATTGCGACAGGAGGAGTCACAGATGGGCTACTTAAACAACTGGAAGCGTTGAGGAAGTACACCCTCGTAGGGGGGAGGTCTGTAGACGCCGTCATAAACCTCCAGTGGTTTGTCATAAACGGCGGGCCCTACGGCGGATCTCCGGAGCCCACCCGCGAGCTGTTTAAAGAAAGGGGTTCTCTCCTCTTCAACGGCCTGGTCGCCTATACGCGGAGGATTTCGCAGTGGGAGAAAGATCCCAGAGGTCTCTCTCCCGTGGAAGTTGTAGGGGGCGTCGCCCTGCCGGAGATAGATGGGGCAATAGAGCCTATTATCTCGGCGGGTTTAGACGACAGCATATATGCAGAAATGGTAGTCTTAGAGGAGAGAGTAAAGAAAAAGGCTAGGAGAGTGGCCAACTGGATAAAGCTCAGGCAGAAGCCCCCCTCAGAGAGGAGGGTGGCGATTGTGATATACAACTACCCACCGGGGGAGCATAATGTGGGCAATGCCGCATATTTAGACACTTTGGCTAGCCTTGCTGTAATTCTAAAGGCGTTGAGAGAAGCCGGCTATAGGACCCGGGCGTTAGATAAAGAGGAGCTTCGACGTCTTATAGCAGAGAGGTTTTTAGTCAACTCGCCGCAGTGGGGAAGCCATGGCGATGTGCCAAAGTTGCCGGTGTCTGAATACTTAAGGTGGTTCAACACACTGGCCAACAGAGACGAGGTTATAAAAACGTGGGGCGAGCCCCCAGGCGGTGTAAACGTAGAGGGGGACAGCTTTTTAATCCCCGGCGTAGTACTCGACAACGTCTTCATCGGCGTGCAACCCCCCAGAGGCTTCCACGAAGATCCATCTAAACTGTATCACTCAAAGGACATCCCGCCTCACCACCAGTACTTGGCCTTCTACTACTGGATTAAAGAGGTCTTTAAGGCAGACGCAATAATACATGTAGGTACACACGGCACGCTTGAGCTTATGCCAGGGAAAGAGGTGGGGTTATCGGATAGGTGTTGGCCTGATATTCTCATCGGCGACACCCCCCACATATACATCTACCATGTGACAAACCCGTCTGAGAAGACTATCGCCAAGAGGAGGAGCTACGCCTATATTATAACACACGGCACTCCGCCGTTTACACACGCAGATCTCTACGGCGAATATGTGGAGCTTGAGGAGCTCCTAGAGGAGGCCGAGAAGGGGGGAGAAGACGTGAGGAGGTTAATAGAGGAGAAGTGTAGAAAACTAAATCTCCCCTGCGGCGACTTGGAGAGGTTACACGACTACCTAATGGAGATGAAACGGGCGGTGATCCCGCGGGGCCTCCACGTCTTTGGCAGTAGGTGGAGTGTAGAAGACGTAGTGAACTACATAACCTTTGTCCTTAGGAGAGAGGGGGATGTCCCATCGCTACATAGGCTAATTCTAGAGGAGAGGGGGGTCAACTACGACGGAGTAGAGAAGGCGGGAGGGGGGAGGTTGCTTGTAGAGGCGGAGGAGGAGGCGAGAAGGATGATTAAAGAAGCTCTCTCGGGGGGAGACCCGGCTAAGTATTTCAAAAAGAGGAGGAGAGAGGCCGAGGAGGTGTTTAGATATGTACGTGATTTAGCCAAGAGAATTCTAGAGTCTGACGAAGTGTCCTCTTTACTAAAGGCCTTAGATGGGAGATATGTAGAGCCTAGAGTCGCCGGAGAGCCGTTGAGAACGCCAGAGGTTTTCCCCACAGGCTCCCACGGCTACGCCTTCGACCCCAGGCTTATACCTACGAAAGCCGCGTATATACGCGGGATAAACCTCGCCGAGGAGTTGGTAAAGAGGTATAGGGAGAAGTACGGACGTTACCCAGAGAGTGTCGCTGTCGTCCTATGGGGCTTTGAAACTGCGCAGACCAGAGGCGAGACGGTAGGCCAAATCTTACAGCTCTTAGGCGTGAGACTTGTGAGAAAACACGGACCTTGGGCCCCCGAGCTTGAGCCTATTCCTCTGGAGGAGCTCGGGAGGCCGAGGATAGACGTGGTTGTAACAATCTGCGGTTTCTTCCGCGACATGTTTCCCAACCTCATCTCTCTCATAGATAGAGCGGTGAAGCTAGTTGCCAGCTTAGATGAACCGCTTGAGATGAACTACGTGAGAAAACACTACCTTGAAATAGGCCGCATCACTAGGATATTTGGCCCTAAGCCGGGGACATACGGCACCCGTCTCCCCGAGTTTATAGAGAGCTCTAGTTGGAAAAACGAGGGGGAGCTCGTCGAGGTGTACGTGGGAGACATGATGTATGGATACGGCGATGATATCCACGGCGAAGCTATGAGAGAGCTTTTCGTACAGCTCCTTAAGAAGGTAGAGGTGGTGAGCCAAGTGAGAAGCGCTACGGAGTACGACATAGCCGACCTAGACCACTACTACGAATTTCTCGGCGGGCTTAAAAAAGCCGTGGAGACTCTAGCCGGAAGGAGGGTGGAGGCCTATTGGGTAGACGCCACTGGAGAAAAGATGAGAATTAGGACGGTAGAAGAGGCGGTAGACTTCGCCCTAAGGACAAGATTACTAAACCCCAAGTGGGCTGAGGAGATGCTTAAACACGGCTACGACGGGGCGCGGGAGATCGCCAAGAGGGTGGAATATGTGCTAGGGCATGCCGCGTTAACAGGCACGGTGGATAGATGGTTCTGGCGTCAAATAGCTGAGATGTATGTAAAAAATATTGAGATGAGAGAACGAATCAAAACAGTAAACCCATGGGCGCTTTATGAAATTATAAAACGGCTAGAGGAAGCCCACAGAAGAGGCTACTGGGAAGGCGACGAAGAAATTAGAAAAATTGCAGAAGAGCTAGAGGGCATATTAGAGGAGTAA
- a CDS encoding ATP-binding protein has protein sequence MEEARERRVVYPFAAIVGQEKAKLALLAVSVNPAIGGVLLAGDKGTGKSTMVRALADLLPEIEVVEGCPFGCNPHNPAEMCDECYLKWKRGEIKVAKRKMRVIDLPLSITVDRLVGTLDIKRALAEGIRALQPGLLAEANRNILYIDEVNLLDDYIIDVLLDAAAMGWNIVEREGISVKHPARFILIGSMNPEEGELRPQLLDRFGLYVKVEASMNPEERIEIIRRVEEFNRDPTAFYRKWEPEQNRLREAISRARQIVNDVQIDEDLMKFIVKTITDLKIRSHRAEITVVRTAKAIAALDGRLKVNLDDVKKAMELALPHRLKATPFEPPPPPPASPPPSPQQNDGGGDRGPQGGGGGQGGGEAGGGRGGGGKQFGEEKPPYEPRETPVRLRGEEEGGGGRRARRAYELKIGGSHGVVTTYAIPRGEAVDIHITATLTAAALRRLGAGLPLAVDNEDLRINVRRARVPVLRVVLLDSSGSMAALRRIAVAKGLVRKLAESSYRGREYISLIVFRGGGAQVVVPPVRKYEEILAALSAVPTGGRTPLPHALETLYRIAKSFRAKYRDAKVVGVLITDGKANVPLYRNVREDLERLSHLLKKAGVELEIYATRGRGFDPAPTYIDLIASITSAKVVEV, from the coding sequence ATGGAGGAGGCGAGGGAACGCCGGGTTGTCTACCCCTTCGCCGCGATTGTAGGCCAGGAAAAGGCCAAGCTGGCTCTATTGGCGGTCTCGGTAAACCCCGCCATTGGCGGGGTTCTCCTCGCCGGAGACAAGGGGACGGGCAAATCGACTATGGTGAGGGCGCTCGCCGACCTCCTCCCTGAGATAGAGGTGGTAGAGGGGTGCCCCTTCGGCTGCAACCCGCACAACCCGGCGGAGATGTGCGACGAGTGTTACCTGAAGTGGAAAAGAGGCGAGATAAAGGTGGCGAAGAGGAAGATGCGCGTTATAGACCTCCCCCTAAGCATCACAGTGGATAGGTTGGTGGGGACGCTCGACATAAAGAGGGCGCTCGCCGAGGGGATAAGAGCGCTTCAGCCGGGCCTCCTCGCCGAGGCTAACCGAAACATACTGTATATAGACGAGGTAAACCTACTAGACGACTACATAATAGACGTCTTGTTAGACGCTGCGGCGATGGGCTGGAACATCGTGGAGAGAGAGGGCATATCCGTGAAACACCCAGCCCGATTCATATTAATCGGTAGTATGAACCCAGAGGAGGGCGAGCTTAGGCCCCAGCTGTTGGACAGATTCGGCCTATATGTGAAGGTGGAGGCCTCCATGAACCCGGAGGAGAGGATAGAGATAATCAGGAGGGTCGAGGAGTTCAACAGAGACCCAACAGCCTTCTACAGAAAGTGGGAGCCCGAGCAGAACAGGCTTAGGGAGGCTATATCTAGAGCTAGACAGATCGTCAACGACGTCCAAATAGACGAAGACCTCATGAAGTTCATAGTCAAGACTATAACAGACCTAAAGATCAGAAGCCACAGGGCAGAGATTACGGTCGTTAGAACAGCCAAGGCCATAGCCGCCCTCGACGGCCGCCTCAAGGTCAACCTAGACGACGTGAAAAAGGCCATGGAGCTCGCCCTACCCCACCGCCTCAAGGCAACACCCTTCGAGCCGCCTCCCCCGCCTCCCGCAAGCCCTCCGCCATCTCCCCAGCAGAACGACGGCGGAGGCGACAGAGGGCCGCAGGGAGGCGGAGGGGGACAGGGAGGGGGAGAGGCAGGCGGCGGGAGGGGAGGCGGGGGGAAGCAGTTCGGCGAGGAGAAGCCCCCCTACGAGCCCCGGGAGACGCCCGTCCGCCTTAGGGGGGAGGAGGAGGGGGGCGGCGGGAGGCGGGCTAGGAGAGCCTACGAGCTTAAAATCGGCGGGAGCCACGGCGTAGTTACAACCTACGCGATCCCAAGGGGGGAGGCGGTGGATATACACATCACCGCGACGTTGACAGCCGCAGCGCTCAGAAGGCTAGGCGCCGGCCTCCCCTTGGCCGTAGATAATGAGGATCTTAGGATAAACGTAAGAAGAGCTAGAGTGCCCGTCCTCCGCGTCGTCCTGCTTGACTCAAGTGGGAGCATGGCCGCCTTGAGGAGGATAGCGGTGGCGAAGGGGCTAGTGAGAAAGCTAGCGGAGTCCTCCTACAGGGGGAGGGAGTACATCTCGTTGATCGTCTTCAGAGGAGGCGGAGCCCAGGTGGTGGTGCCCCCCGTGAGGAAATACGAGGAGATCCTCGCCGCCTTATCCGCAGTACCCACCGGCGGCAGAACGCCGTTGCCCCACGCCCTGGAGACCCTCTATAGGATAGCCAAAAGCTTCAGGGCTAAATACAGAGACGCCAAGGTGGTGGGGGTCTTGATAACAGACGGCAAAGCCAACGTCCCACTGTATAGAAACGTAAGAGAGGATCTGGAGAGGCTCTCCCACCTGTTAAAGAAGGCGGGTGTGGAGCTGGAGATATACGCCACCAGAGGCAGAGGCTTCGACCCAGCCCCCACCTACATAGACCTAATAGCGAGCATCACCTCGGCCAAGGTAGTAGAGGTGTGA